DNA sequence from the Candidatus Kaistella beijingensis genome:
GCTAAACTTCTTTTTTCAGAAACATCGTCCTTCAGCGAACCAAACCGCAGCAAACTTTGATGACTACCGAAACCGCTGAAAGGTATGAAAATCGCAAAAACCGACGCCACAATACTCATCGTTCCGAAATCACTTTCCGGTAAAATTCTGATGATGAAAAGCGAACCAAGAAAAGCACAAATTTTCGCAATCAGTAACGAAAGGAAAACGTGTTGCCCTTTGTTTTGAAAGAAGTTGCGTAGAAATTCGCTTAAACTTTTCACTTTAAAAAAAGAGTTTGAATATGGCTAAAATATTGACCGATTGCGATTTAGAATAAAAATTTTCAGATTGAAAAAGTTCTTTCACGTCACTTTCAAGTTCTTTATAATCCTCAATTCGGTGAATGTTATCTTCAAAATAATTTTTATAATAATTCTGAATTTCAGTATCATTGTCAAAATAATATTGATAAGGATACATGCTGGAATTTTGCGGAGTTTTCAGAATTTTCTCGTTCAACAATTTGAAACTGCGCTTTACAATTTTATCGCCGAAACTGGTTTTCCAATTCGCATCGGGTTTAAGTAGGGTTCTTTCCCATCGGTATTTCGTGGCTTCTTTGCAATGTTTTTGGATCCATTCCAAATAGAAACGGTGGTTGTATTTCCATTCTTCTGGAAGTGAAATGGCGAGTTGCAAAAAATCTTTAGACATAAACGAAGAAGTTTGATATCTTTTCTGCTGAAAAACATGAGCGCCCAAAACTGTTCTGTTGTAGGCAACATTTCTCAAAAGAAAAAGTTCTTCCGTTTCGTACTTTTTTAGAATTTCATCCAGTGAAGACTGAACTTTCGGAAAAAATTTCTGGTTTTCAGCAATCTTAAAATAAGAAGGTTTTTTTCGATAAGGAACCGTGTTGAATCCGCCCAAAACACCGTCACCAATTTGTCCGCTGTGAAATAGTGCAAAATTTTCATACTGCATTTGTTCTACTGCGTGACTCACATGAATTCCGCCTGTGTAAAAAACCATTCCTTCGGAAAGTTCGGTGAGTTCATCAATTTTTTTCAGAAATTTTCCGCCGTCGAGAGGAATAAACTCGTAATGAACATCAAAATCTTCTGCGATTTTTTCAGAAATCGTATGATCAAAATAACCTGATTGGGAGAAACACAAAGCGTTTTCGGGTTTTACATTTTCTTGAATTGCATACATCATCGCAACACGACTGTCTAAACCCCCACTCAAAAGAGCAAGATGATTTTTCCCAAGTTCTGTATCTTTCTGATATTCAAGCAAAATGGAATCTCGGAAAACCTCGTGAATTTTGTCTATTGCAGCATCTTTGGTTCTAGAAAATGTTGAAATTTTTGACAGGTCAAAATATTGTTTTTCACTGATGGTCCATTTATTACAATCAATTTCGAGATAATGACCATCGAAAATTTTTGCAATTCCTTCAACGGGCGTTTTATTTTCAGGTAAATTGCTGAAACATAAAAACTGATAAATCGACTCCAAATTCGGTTTCGTCTTGATGCCTGAGTTTTTTAAAGTTTCATTAAAACGAACTAGACTAGAATCGATAAAGATTTCATCATTAAATTTCCCGTAAAAAACTCTTTGTGTGGAAGTTGCGTTGGTAAAAACAAATAATTTCTGTTGAACTTTATCAAAAATAAATCCTCTGAATTCACCTTCAAATTCCTTGATGATATTTTCTTTTTTGAGGAAATACAGTTCACCAATCAAGGTTTCAAAATCCTTTAAGGCAAATTCGTTGAGCAGCTTTTTCCTATTAAGCAAAACGCCCTCAAATAGAAAATCAAAAGATGCTGTTTTAAGATAAAGGTTATCGTAATCTTCTGAAATAAAAGATTTTACATCGACATTCTGTTCCGAAATTTTTATGGAAAACCCTTTCTTCATTTTTAATAAAACCAAAAACTTTTGAAGATGTAAATTACGGAAATTTAGTTTAGAATTTCTCTGTAAATCTTGTCGAACTTTTCTCCAATTGTTTTAATGGAGAAGTGGTCTTCAACATATTGGTGAAGTTTTTCAGGATGGTCAAATTCTGTTTGTTTTAATAGAATCTTCTTCATCGCTTCATACAATTCATCTTCGTTCGTTGAGATGAGAACGCCATTTCTATCGTTAATAATTTCTGGAATTCCGCCCACTTTTGTAGCAATTGCGGGAGTTCCCGTAGATAAAGATTCGAGCAGCACACACGGAAAATTTTCATAATCACTAAAAAGTATAAAGCAATCGCTGTTTTTCATTTTCTCCGAAACTTCCTTTGAAGTAATCATGGGAAAAGTTTTGATGAAACTTTCCGCTTTATTTTCCTGAATTTGCTCGTTTAAAGTTTCCACATCGCCATCACCGCCAATTTGCAGTTCAAAATCAGGGAATTCTTTGAATAATTTTATTGCCGCTGATATTATTTTTTGAGGATTTTTAAGTTTGATTAAATTTGAGATATGCAGAAAAACAAACTTTTCGCTTTGTTCATTTTTTAAAGAAAACAAATTGGTATCAACAACATTTTCAATGACTTGCATAGTATTTTTTAAGCCTAGTTTCTTTAAATCATTTTCAAGATACTGACTTACAGGCAAAATATAGGATGCATTTTCCGCAATTTTTTTGGCAATGAACCATTCTGATTTCGAGAGTTTGTGTCGGTTTATATCCAAAAATCCCGACCAATGTTCCGTGACGACAAAAGGAATTTTAAATTTTCTATTCAAATAAACCGCAAAAAGCATGGAGTTTTGAAGAACGTTCGCGTGAACCAAATCGGGTTTTTGAAGTTTTGCAAATCCTTTTTTGTAGGCTTGAAATCTTCGAGTAAA
Encoded proteins:
- a CDS encoding glycosyltransferase, whose protein sequence is MRYKILFISSWFPSKIEPTNGNFVQRHAEAVAKIHDLEILHAIGDSKQKGIFHFDDQKINGIRTLIVYYKNTKNPLLNFTRRFQAYKKGFAKLQKPDLVHANVLQNSMLFAVYLNRKFKIPFVVTEHWSGFLDINRHKLSKSEWFIAKKIAENASYILPVSQYLENDLKKLGLKNTMQVIENVVDTNLFSLKNEQSEKFVFLHISNLIKLKNPQKIISAAIKLFKEFPDFELQIGGDGDVETLNEQIQENKAESFIKTFPMITSKEVSEKMKNSDCFILFSDYENFPCVLLESLSTGTPAIATKVGGIPEIINDRNGVLISTNEDELYEAMKKILLKQTEFDHPEKLHQYVEDHFSIKTIGEKFDKIYREILN
- a CDS encoding asparagine synthase-related protein, with translation MKKGFSIKISEQNVDVKSFISEDYDNLYLKTASFDFLFEGVLLNRKKLLNEFALKDFETLIGELYFLKKENIIKEFEGEFRGFIFDKVQQKLFVFTNATSTQRVFYGKFNDEIFIDSSLVRFNETLKNSGIKTKPNLESIYQFLCFSNLPENKTPVEGIAKIFDGHYLEIDCNKWTISEKQYFDLSKISTFSRTKDAAIDKIHEVFRDSILLEYQKDTELGKNHLALLSGGLDSRVAMMYAIQENVKPENALCFSQSGYFDHTISEKIAEDFDVHYEFIPLDGGKFLKKIDELTELSEGMVFYTGGIHVSHAVEQMQYENFALFHSGQIGDGVLGGFNTVPYRKKPSYFKIAENQKFFPKVQSSLDEILKKYETEELFLLRNVAYNRTVLGAHVFQQKRYQTSSFMSKDFLQLAISLPEEWKYNHRFYLEWIQKHCKEATKYRWERTLLKPDANWKTSFGDKIVKRSFKLLNEKILKTPQNSSMYPYQYYFDNDTEIQNYYKNYFEDNIHRIEDYKELESDVKELFQSENFYSKSQSVNILAIFKLFF